In the Dermacentor silvarum isolate Dsil-2018 unplaced genomic scaffold, BIME_Dsil_1.4 Seq11964, whole genome shotgun sequence genome, one interval contains:
- the LOC119434526 gene encoding uncharacterized protein LOC119434526, producing the protein MVDASDIAIGAVLQQLNDGTWHPTAFFSKKLTPTERRYSTFGRELLAVYSNGGTHTARELRQLAYISEFTTDIRHVKGSDNVVADALSRSAINFVNDPEGVNFDALAAAQRDDEELKSLLTTKTALKLQTTAYHPIRNGMVERFHRQLKSALAATEERNWMEALPLILLGIRTAVKTDIGCSAAELVYGTTLCLPGEFFTGSPQDG; encoded by the exons ATGGTCGATGCCTCAGACATAGCCATCGGCGCCGTGTTGCAACAGCTGAACGACGGCACATGGCACCCAACTGCATTCTTCTCGAAGAAGCTGACGCCTACTGAGCGCCGCTACAGCACCTTCGGGCGCGAACTGCTAGCCGTCTACTCAA ACGGTGGCACGCACACGGCCCGTGAACTTCGGCAACTGGCATACATATCCGAGTTCACGACAGACATCCGCCACGTAAAAGGGAGCGACAACGTCGTTGCTGACGCCCTGTCGCGGAGCGCTATAAATTTCGTCAACGATCCAGAAGGAGTTAACTTCGACGCGCTGGCGGCAGCCCAAAGAGACGACGAAGAGCTAAAAAGCCTCCTAACAACAAAAACGGCCCTCAAACTACA AACAACTGCCTACCACCCGATTCGCAACGGCATGGTGGAGCGTTTCCACCGCCAGCTCAAGTCGGCGCTCGCCGCAACAGAAGAGCGCAACTGGATGGAGGCACTGCCACTCATTCTCTTGGGAATACGGACAGCTGTCAAGACAGACATCGGCTGCAGCGCGGCCGAACTGGTGTACGGAACGACTCTGTGCCTTCCAGGAGAATTCTTCACTGGCAGTCCGCAAGACGGCT